In uncultured Methanobacterium sp., a genomic segment contains:
- a CDS encoding SEC59/DGK1/VTE5 family protein: MDNGDIIGLILVYAYVILILVISERVLKKHPNFSRKFLHIMVGNVLFILPLFQSRWVMAFLAAAPFILLTFLISPYSPLKIKDRISGSGHGLGLVFYAISWTVLALIFFDQPWIIGVGIAAMSYGDGMASLVGMKYGKIKYNLTGDTKSLEGSLTMFLVLICTVGIVLFYYAVPIQPMVIVSVALVATVFEAITPKGLDNITACFSAVITYILLTI, encoded by the coding sequence ATGGATAACGGTGACATCATAGGTTTAATACTTGTTTATGCGTATGTGATACTCATACTGGTGATTTCAGAGAGGGTGCTTAAAAAGCATCCTAATTTCAGTCGAAAGTTCCTGCACATCATGGTAGGTAATGTTTTATTCATATTACCCCTCTTCCAATCTCGATGGGTAATGGCCTTTCTAGCAGCTGCTCCTTTCATTCTTTTAACTTTCCTTATAAGCCCCTATTCTCCCTTAAAGATAAAAGACAGAATATCTGGTTCAGGCCATGGTCTGGGTCTGGTATTCTATGCCATCTCCTGGACTGTTCTGGCACTCATCTTCTTTGACCAGCCCTGGATAATAGGCGTAGGCATAGCTGCCATGTCTTATGGAGATGGAATGGCTTCATTGGTGGGTATGAAGTATGGTAAGATAAAATACAATCTTACCGGGGACACCAAAAGTTTGGAAGGCTCCCTGACCATGTTTTTAGTGCTCATATGTACCGTAGGAATAGTTTTATTTTATTATGCTGTACCCATTCAACCAATGGTAATTGTGAGTGTGGCACTGGTAGCCACAGTATTCGAAGCAATAACACCAAAAGGCTTGGATAACATCACAGCCTGTTTTTCAGCAGTTATAACCTACATTTTACTGACCATATAA
- a CDS encoding 60S ribosomal export protein NMD3, translating to MFCIKCGKEDQELFKGLCYSCFAAGNKLITIPPELEVESCAHCSSIHVGDKWIETDFSEEEFVAQVIAQESVPDEDAEDVVLEIDLINQKGSILEMLVTARGNVLGIPIEREFKINVKLNRNACPECSKYASGYYEAVLQLRADERSLEEEEIQKADESIKNLLEKLSRTNRMAYLSQRVGIKEGIDYYFGSYKAARKISNVLKEQMGGIMGESPRLMGRDKSAGKDLYRIWISLRLPLFRKGDFLAHEDHVGQIIDVNGRKIVMTDLETLENVSISWREYSNLEKVADREDVKITTVTSKTPTEIQLLHPETYQPVDMNMMSQLASINIGEEVEVIEIGGKLYIIPPKE from the coding sequence ATGTTCTGTATTAAATGCGGTAAAGAAGACCAAGAACTGTTTAAGGGCCTATGTTATTCCTGTTTTGCTGCTGGAAATAAATTGATCACCATTCCCCCTGAATTGGAGGTGGAATCCTGTGCCCACTGTTCATCAATCCACGTGGGTGATAAATGGATTGAAACAGACTTTTCAGAGGAAGAGTTCGTTGCACAGGTTATAGCCCAGGAATCTGTACCTGATGAAGATGCAGAGGATGTGGTTCTGGAAATAGATCTTATTAATCAGAAGGGTTCCATTCTGGAAATGCTGGTAACTGCCAGGGGTAATGTTTTGGGGATACCCATAGAAAGAGAATTTAAGATAAATGTTAAACTCAACCGTAATGCGTGTCCAGAATGCAGTAAGTACGCTTCAGGATATTATGAAGCAGTTCTGCAACTACGGGCGGATGAAAGATCCCTGGAAGAAGAAGAAATCCAGAAAGCTGATGAAAGTATAAAAAACCTCCTTGAAAAATTATCCCGCACCAATCGAATGGCATACCTATCACAGAGAGTGGGGATTAAAGAGGGAATTGATTACTACTTCGGATCCTACAAGGCTGCCCGGAAGATCTCAAATGTCTTAAAAGAGCAGATGGGTGGAATTATGGGAGAATCACCCCGACTCATGGGGAGGGATAAATCAGCAGGAAAAGATCTTTATCGAATATGGATATCTCTGCGTCTCCCCTTATTCCGGAAGGGAGACTTTCTGGCCCATGAGGATCATGTGGGGCAAATAATTGATGTAAATGGTAGAAAGATCGTTATGACGGATTTGGAGACACTGGAAAATGTATCCATATCCTGGCGTGAATATTCTAACCTGGAAAAAGTGGCTGACAGGGAAGATGTGAAGATCACCACAGTTACTTCCAAAACCCCCACTGAAATACAGTTACTCCACCCTGAAACATATCAACCAGTGGATATGAATATGATGAGCCAACTGGCCAGTATAAATATAGGGGAAGAGGTAGAAGTGATTGAAATTGGGGGAAAACTCTACATAATCCCACCAAAAGAATAG
- the tmk gene encoding dTMP kinase: protein MYICLEGIDGSGKSTQLECLGKWLEKCGLNVTRIREPTDSPVGRLIRKMLQDPGAQDEGFQRTLALLFAADRTLLMDTICKEEKMNRIVLSDRSFYSSLAYQNGEEWIAQINQHALEPDLVILLDLEIETALTRCEGTDSFEEANFLESVRQRYLKLAQQHDFMVVNAGNGVNKVHSDIKRIVAPKLGMCI from the coding sequence ATGTACATCTGTTTGGAGGGAATTGATGGCTCAGGAAAATCCACACAACTGGAATGCCTGGGAAAATGGCTTGAAAAATGTGGTCTTAACGTAACCCGCATCAGAGAACCTACTGATTCACCAGTGGGTCGTCTTATCCGGAAAATGCTCCAGGACCCTGGGGCCCAGGATGAAGGATTCCAGAGGACATTAGCACTCCTATTTGCTGCTGATAGAACTCTTCTCATGGATACTATCTGTAAAGAAGAAAAAATGAACCGAATTGTGCTCAGTGACCGTTCATTCTATTCCAGCCTGGCTTATCAGAATGGTGAAGAGTGGATTGCCCAGATAAATCAGCATGCCCTGGAACCGGATCTGGTGATACTTCTGGATCTGGAAATTGAAACTGCACTCACCAGATGTGAGGGTACTGATAGTTTTGAAGAGGCAAATTTCCTGGAAAGTGTCCGCCAAAGATACCTTAAACTGGCCCAACAGCATGATTTCATGGTGGTTAATGCGGGCAATGGTGTTAACAAGGTGCACAGTGATATAAAAAGAATTGTGGCCCCTAAGCTGGGTATGTGTATATAA
- a CDS encoding translation initiation factor IF-2 subunit beta codes for MSDYEELLDRAIEQLPPQALETKRFSVPKAYSIIQGNRTIIQNFGEIADAMNRDPQHILKFLLRELGTAGNLEGNRAIMQGKFTHYLINDRMDDYVQRFIMCHECNRPDTRIIREDRIFLLKCEACGAKAPLKTL; via the coding sequence ATGAGCGATTATGAAGAATTACTGGACCGAGCCATTGAGCAATTACCCCCACAGGCACTGGAGACCAAAAGGTTCTCAGTACCCAAGGCCTACTCAATAATCCAGGGAAACCGGACCATCATTCAGAACTTCGGAGAAATAGCCGACGCCATGAACCGGGACCCTCAGCACATCCTTAAATTCCTGTTAAGGGAACTGGGTACTGCAGGAAACCTTGAAGGAAACCGGGCTATAATGCAGGGAAAATTCACCCATTACCTGATTAACGACCGGATGGATGATTACGTGCAACGTTTCATCATGTGCCACGAGTGCAACCGGCCAGATACAAGGATAATAAGGGAAGACCGTATATTCCTCCTTAAATGTGAGGCATGCGGAGCCAAAGCACCCCTAAAAACACTTTAA
- a CDS encoding tyrosine--tRNA ligase: protein MDTDSTMKTIEQGALEVVTPEELQEKLEKDPKTAYIGYEPSGKVHLGHAITVKKMIDLQKAGFKIKILLADLHAYLNGKGSLEEIKEISEYNKQCFRALGLSEDTEFILGSSFQTEEDYTMKVYQLAISTTLTRARRSMAQITRDAEDHQVAEVIYPLMQVVDMLFLEVDLAVGGMEQRKIHMLARDNLPKLGFQSPVCIHTPLLHGTDGSDKMSSSKENFIAIDDEPEVINKKIKKSYCPAGEVDGNPVLEIAHHFIFSERDTLLIKRPDKFGGNLELTQEELIQMYGDGKLHPLDLKNGVSESLVDILEPVRDFLKNS from the coding sequence ATGGATACAGATTCAACAATGAAGACTATAGAACAAGGTGCACTGGAAGTGGTAACTCCAGAAGAACTCCAAGAGAAACTGGAAAAAGATCCAAAAACAGCCTACATTGGATATGAACCATCCGGGAAGGTACACCTGGGACATGCCATCACTGTGAAGAAGATGATTGACCTGCAGAAGGCTGGTTTTAAGATAAAAATTCTCCTGGCAGACCTTCACGCTTACCTTAATGGCAAAGGAAGTTTGGAAGAAATCAAAGAGATTTCTGAATACAATAAACAGTGCTTTAGGGCGTTAGGACTTTCTGAGGATACTGAATTTATTTTAGGTAGTAGTTTTCAGACAGAGGAAGATTACACCATGAAGGTTTACCAGCTGGCTATCTCCACTACTTTGACCCGTGCCAGAAGGAGTATGGCCCAGATAACCCGGGATGCTGAGGATCATCAGGTTGCAGAGGTTATCTACCCCCTGATGCAAGTAGTTGATATGCTGTTTTTAGAGGTAGATCTGGCAGTAGGTGGTATGGAACAACGAAAAATCCATATGCTGGCCAGGGACAACCTGCCTAAACTGGGATTCCAGTCCCCAGTATGTATTCACACTCCACTCCTGCATGGTACCGATGGCTCGGATAAGATGTCTTCCAGTAAAGAGAATTTCATTGCCATAGATGATGAACCTGAGGTAATTAATAAAAAGATAAAAAAGAGTTACTGCCCTGCAGGTGAAGTTGATGGAAATCCTGTTCTGGAAATTGCACATCACTTCATATTCAGTGAAAGAGATACCTTACTTATAAAGCGGCCAGATAAGTTTGGAGGAAACCTGGAATTAACCCAGGAAGAACTGATACAGATGTATGGAGATGGCAAATTACATCCTCTCGATCTGAAAAATGGGGTTTCTGAAAGCCTGGTGGATATTCTAGAACCAGTAAGAGATTTTCTTAAGAATTCATAG
- a CDS encoding minichromosome maintenance protein MCM: METSAETTTDKTKNPVAKFEEFFSTKYKDTVYEALEKYPEDRSVLVDYVELEMFDPDLADLLIEKPEEVIKAASKAVQNIDPLRKNAELHIRFENVRNNIPLRYLRSKYIGKFVAVDGIVRKTDEIRPRIQKAIFECRSCMRLHEVQQKSNIVTEPALCQECGGRSFRILQEESEFLDTQNTKVQEPLENLSGGEQPRQINVILEDDLVDTVTPGDVIRITGTMKTVRDEKTKRFHNYIYGNYISALEQEFEELDISPEDEEKIKEMAADPDVYNKIINSTAPSIKGYREVKEAIALQLFGGSAKELDDKTRIRGDIHILIVGDPGIGKSQMLKYVSKLAPRGIYTSGKGTSGVGLTAAAVRDEFGGWSLEAGALVLGDKGNVCVDELDKMRPEDRSAIHEALEQQTISIAKAGIMATLNSRCSVLAAANPKFGRFDRYKSIAEQINLPSTILSRFDLTFVVEDKPDIERDSALATHILNTHRDTAVPYDIEPELLRKYIAYARRNVHPHLTNEAMDVLREFYVGMRGGSADEDSPVPITARQLEALVRLSEASSKIRLGTEVTREDAKRAVTLQENCLKQVGYDAETGKVDIDKVEGRTPKSDRDKIRVVQEIIKELEEEYGGRAPTNILITEMRDRYNMSEEKVEDLIRQLKRKGIIYEPQQGYLRVA; encoded by the coding sequence ATGGAAACTTCAGCCGAAACTACAACTGACAAAACTAAAAATCCTGTGGCCAAGTTCGAGGAATTCTTTAGTACCAAATATAAAGACACTGTTTACGAAGCTCTGGAGAAATACCCAGAGGATAGATCAGTGCTAGTGGATTATGTGGAACTAGAAATGTTCGACCCGGATCTGGCAGATCTGCTAATTGAAAAACCAGAAGAAGTGATTAAAGCCGCTTCCAAGGCTGTACAGAACATCGACCCCCTCAGGAAAAACGCTGAATTACATATTCGCTTTGAGAACGTGCGTAATAACATCCCCCTACGTTATTTGAGGAGTAAATACATTGGCAAATTCGTGGCTGTGGATGGAATCGTACGTAAAACTGATGAAATCCGCCCTCGAATTCAAAAGGCCATTTTCGAGTGCCGTAGCTGTATGAGGCTCCATGAAGTGCAGCAAAAAAGTAACATAGTCACTGAACCCGCACTCTGCCAGGAATGTGGAGGCCGATCATTCAGGATACTCCAGGAAGAATCAGAATTCTTAGACACACAGAACACCAAGGTCCAAGAACCCCTGGAAAACCTCTCTGGAGGTGAACAACCCCGCCAGATTAACGTTATACTGGAAGATGACCTGGTGGACACTGTAACCCCTGGAGATGTGATAAGAATCACCGGGACCATGAAAACAGTCCGTGATGAAAAAACAAAACGTTTTCACAATTACATTTATGGTAACTACATCAGTGCCTTGGAACAGGAGTTTGAAGAATTAGACATCAGCCCTGAAGACGAGGAAAAGATAAAGGAAATGGCTGCAGACCCTGATGTTTACAATAAAATAATTAACTCCACAGCACCATCAATTAAAGGATACAGAGAAGTTAAGGAAGCAATAGCCCTTCAATTATTCGGTGGTTCAGCCAAAGAATTGGATGATAAAACCAGAATCAGGGGAGACATCCATATTCTCATTGTAGGAGACCCAGGTATAGGTAAGTCCCAAATGCTCAAATATGTCTCTAAACTGGCACCGAGGGGGATTTACACCAGTGGAAAAGGAACCAGTGGAGTAGGTCTGACTGCTGCAGCAGTAAGAGACGAATTTGGCGGTTGGTCCTTAGAAGCAGGTGCACTGGTTCTAGGGGATAAAGGTAATGTTTGCGTGGACGAGCTGGACAAGATGCGTCCTGAAGATCGCTCAGCAATACACGAAGCCCTGGAACAGCAAACCATCAGTATAGCCAAAGCAGGAATCATGGCCACGTTAAACTCACGTTGTTCAGTTTTAGCTGCAGCAAACCCCAAGTTCGGACGTTTCGATCGTTACAAATCAATAGCAGAACAAATTAATCTTCCTTCAACAATTTTATCACGTTTTGACCTGACATTTGTGGTTGAAGATAAACCTGATATTGAAAGAGACAGCGCACTGGCCACCCACATTCTTAACACCCACCGGGACACCGCAGTTCCTTATGATATTGAACCGGAACTTCTCAGGAAATATATTGCTTATGCCCGGAGAAATGTTCATCCCCACCTGACCAATGAAGCCATGGACGTGCTTCGAGAGTTTTATGTAGGGATGCGTGGTGGATCTGCAGATGAAGACTCACCAGTCCCCATAACAGCCAGGCAACTTGAAGCTCTGGTTCGATTATCAGAAGCAAGCTCTAAAATTAGATTAGGAACGGAAGTAACACGTGAAGATGCTAAGCGAGCAGTTACACTCCAGGAAAATTGTCTGAAACAAGTAGGATACGATGCAGAAACTGGTAAAGTGGATATTGATAAGGTTGAAGGACGTACACCTAAATCTGATCGGGATAAAATCAGGGTGGTTCAGGAAATTATCAAAGAACTGGAAGAAGAGTACGGAGGACGGGCACCCACCAACATACTTATAACTGAAATGAGAGATAGATATAATATGAGCGAGGAAAAGGTAGAAGACCTTATCCGCCAGTTGAAACGTAAAGGAATCATTTACGAACCCCAGCAAGGCTACCTAAGAGTTGCCTGA